The Synechococcus sp. MVIR-18-1 region CCGCTTGGCCGATGGAAGCTCAGGAAGTTCACTCCTCCAGGCTTCGCGCTGATCCGCACTCACCTCAATCGGGCCAAGATCAGGATCAGGGAAATAGCGGTAATCACTCGCTCCCTCCTTGCTGCGCATGCTCTTGGTGAGCTGTTTGCTCTCATCCCAAAGGCGCGTTTCCTGAACAATCGGTTCACCACCCTCATAGGCCTTGATCTGACGCTGAATCTCGTATTCGCAAGCCTTCTGGATCGCCGAAAACGAGTTCATGTTCTTGATCTCCACCTTCGTGCCGAAGGGTGCATCGGGGCCCCGTCGCACGGAGATATTGACGTCACAGCGCAGGGAGCCCTCCTGCATATTTCCATCACTCACTCCGATGTAGCGCATGATCCTGCGGATCTCAGATGCGTATTCCGCCGCTTCCCGGCCGTTGCGCAAATCGGGCTTGCTCACGATCTCGGCTAGGGCTACACCCGCTCGGTTGTAGTCGACCAGCGAATGCGTAGAGCCCGCCAGGCGATCGCTTCCGGCATGAACCAACTTGCCTGCATCTTCCTCCATATGCAGGCGCTCGATTCCGATCTTTTTCAGGTAGGTGTCTTTGCCTTTCTCAGCAACCTCCACCTCGATCCAACCCTCTTCTGCAATGGGCTGATCGAATTGAGTGATTTGATAATTTTTCGGCAAGTCTGGATAAAAATATTGCTTGCGATCAAATTTGCAGTGCTCAGCAATGTTCAGGTTCAGTCCCATCGCGGCCTTAACGGCGTACTCGAGCACTTTTCGATTCAAAACCGGAAGCGTGCCCGGCAAGCCGCACACCACTGGGTCGATGTGAGTGTTGGGGTCATCCCCGTAGGCAGTAGATGCCGAAGTAAAAATTTTGCTGTTGGTGCCCAACTGCACATGGGTCTCAAGACCAATCACGGCCTCCCAAGGCAAAAGGGTTGCTACAGGGTTGGCCATCTGCCGTAAGAGCCTTCGTATCGGCCAATTCTATGAAACAGGGGCTGCGGATAAGCTAGTTTCCTTCGCATGCGACCAACACAACTTTTTTAGAGGTGATTGCACCAGCATCAAAACAGACAAAGCTTTACAAAATATCCTGCCACGATTGATCAAAAAACTACAAATATAGTTTCTAATGCTTTGCAGAGACGATTGGCCAAGTCCAGAAAAGCCAAAAACAACCCAACGCACGCAAGAAAATCACTTAGCCAAAGAAACAGGGTTACTACTCAAGCAATAAGAAAATACCACTAGGCCGTCAGAAGCAAGATTAATTATGCATCTCCTTTCAAAACTTTTTGCTGCTGATTGCGATACTTTTCCAACACCTGATTGCGTATATTGTTACGAGCGCCTTCTTTAATCAAATAAGTAAGGATTGCCTCTGCGGTACCAGGATTGGTCGCAAATGGGATTTGATAAACGTCACAAAGCCTTCCCAAAGCCTCAATATCAGCATGATGCGGATGAGCCGAAAGAGGATCCCTAAAGAAAATAATTCCACACACATTATCGGTTGAAACCAAGGTGCCAATCGCTTGATCACCGCCCAAAGGGCCAGAAGCAACTTTTCTCCCAAGAACAAGTCCTGTCTCTTTATAGAGCATCATCCCAGTTGTACCAGTTGCTACCAGAGGGAATCGGCCGATAACATCAGAATGCTGCTTAACAAACTCTGCCAATGAGCTTTTCATTTCATTGTGAGCAATCAAAGCGAGATATTTTCTATCGTCTTTAAAAAGAAGTCCTTGCTTCTGCTCTCTACGCTTGGAACCAATGGCATTAAAATAATTTCTAAACTTTAACGCAAAACCAGAGGCACTACGGATAAATTTTGCATAGTCTTCAAGGGTGAAAACAGCAACAACAGACGAATCGACTGCCTGTACAGTCGCAGAGCGAGCACCTTCATGCGAAAACATACTTTCGCCAAAGAAATCACCCACCTCGATTTCGCCAATCTGTATGCCTTCTACAAGCACACGCGCCTTGCCACTAAGCATATACATCAAACAATCTGCAGGCTCCCCTTCCTCCATGACCGGCGAATCTATTTCAACCTTTTGGCAAGTTAAATAGTCCGAAAAAACTTGTATCTCTTCGCCAGTGAAATACTCCTTCAGCTCACTATTGGCAATTAGAACTTCATAAACAAGAGATGGATTCATTTCATTGAAATTAATACCCTTCAACATAGCGACAAGATCTATATACACCACTCTCCCTTGTCACGTCGAAGCGTCTGTTGCGATGTTCCGACTTCAAAGCCTCTCCAATCAGGTTGAACACTAGTCAGTGCTCTCACCAAATCATCGTTCAATCCACCCCAACCCCATCCCATTGATGAAAAAAACGTCATCCTGTTGAAGAAATTCGATCTTGTGAAGCTGCCGAATCAACCATGAGCAATAAGCAAGTGCTGATCCTTGGCGGCGGACTGATGGGCCTAGCCATAGCTCATCAGCTGGCCCGGCGTGGCCGTGCCGTTACCGTCTTAAGTCGTCGACGCAGCGAAGCCGCAGGTTTTGTCGCAGCTGGCATGCTGGCCCCCCATGCCGAAGGATTACGCGGCAACCTGTTGCAGCTTGGCCAACTGAGCCTGGAGCGCATTCCCCGCTGGGTGGCGCAGATTGAAGCTGATAGTGGGCTCCCCTGCGGCCTACGCGCCACTGGGATTGTGGTGCCCTTCCGAGATGCAACCGAGCGGAATCGCTATCCAACGGCCGCCTTTGGGGAAGCCCTCAACAGACAACGCCTCGAACAGCTGCTACCTGGCATCGCACCGGCCTGGGAGGCCGGTCTGCTGTTTGACCAGGACGGACAAATCGACAACCGCCGCCAACTCATGCGCGCCTTGGAGAGTGCCTGTGTGGACCGGGGTGTGCACTTCCAAGAAGGCGTGGAAGTTCTCAAACTCCTGAAACAAGACGGTCGCCTCCATGGCGTTCGAACCCGTGATTCAGAAGGCCAGCTCTCGACGCTGAACTGCACAACGGCCGTTCTCTGCAGCGGAGCCTGGAGTGCCCAGCTTCTTCCTGAATTGCCGGTGTTTCCAGTAAAGGGACAGATGGTGTCACTACAGACCCCAAGAGGCGCTCTCAAACACGTGATTTTCGGTCCGGGCACCTACCTGGTTCCTCGAGAGGATGGTCTTGTGGTCGCAGGAGCGACCTCAGAGCCAGAAGCTGGCTTTGATGAAGGATTAACGCCCCAAGGGCAACAACGTCTCAACAAAGGGATAGCAGCACTGCTTCCCGATGCGGTGAACTGGCCACCGATGGAGCGTTGGTGGGGATTTCGTCCCTGCACTCCAGACGAGGGCCCGCTGCTGGGACAAGGCCCAATCCCTGGGCTTTGGCTGGCCTGCGGCCATCACCGCAATGGC contains the following coding sequences:
- the gatB gene encoding Asp-tRNA(Asn)/Glu-tRNA(Gln) amidotransferase subunit GatB gives rise to the protein MANPVATLLPWEAVIGLETHVQLGTNSKIFTSASTAYGDDPNTHIDPVVCGLPGTLPVLNRKVLEYAVKAAMGLNLNIAEHCKFDRKQYFYPDLPKNYQITQFDQPIAEEGWIEVEVAEKGKDTYLKKIGIERLHMEEDAGKLVHAGSDRLAGSTHSLVDYNRAGVALAEIVSKPDLRNGREAAEYASEIRRIMRYIGVSDGNMQEGSLRCDVNISVRRGPDAPFGTKVEIKNMNSFSAIQKACEYEIQRQIKAYEGGEPIVQETRLWDESKQLTKSMRSKEGASDYRYFPDPDLGPIEVSADQREAWRSELPELPSAKRHRYADALGLSQYDARVLTDERSMAQYFETVVAGGADPKLSANWITGDIAAYVNSNRLNFVELAFRPEQLAEMIKLIDGGKISGKIAKEILPELLEKGGSPKAIVEERGLGMISDPAAITAIVEELLAAHPDEVEAFRGGKNKLQGFFVGQLMKKTGGKADPKLANQILSQKLKG
- a CDS encoding methylglyoxal synthase, encoding MNPSLVYEVLIANSELKEYFTGEEIQVFSDYLTCQKVEIDSPVMEEGEPADCLMYMLSGKARVLVEGIQIGEIEVGDFFGESMFSHEGARSATVQAVDSSVVAVFTLEDYAKFIRSASGFALKFRNYFNAIGSKRREQKQGLLFKDDRKYLALIAHNEMKSSLAEFVKQHSDVIGRFPLVATGTTGMMLYKETGLVLGRKVASGPLGGDQAIGTLVSTDNVCGIIFFRDPLSAHPHHADIEALGRLCDVYQIPFATNPGTAEAILTYLIKEGARNNIRNQVLEKYRNQQQKVLKGDA
- the thiO gene encoding glycine oxidase ThiO; this translates as MSNKQVLILGGGLMGLAIAHQLARRGRAVTVLSRRRSEAAGFVAAGMLAPHAEGLRGNLLQLGQLSLERIPRWVAQIEADSGLPCGLRATGIVVPFRDATERNRYPTAAFGEALNRQRLEQLLPGIAPAWEAGLLFDQDGQIDNRRQLMRALESACVDRGVHFQEGVEVLKLLKQDGRLHGVRTRDSEGQLSTLNCTTAVLCSGAWSAQLLPELPVFPVKGQMVSLQTPRGALKHVIFGPGTYLVPREDGLVVAGATSEPEAGFDEGLTPQGQQRLNKGIAALLPDAVNWPPMERWWGFRPCTPDEGPLLGQGPIPGLWLACGHHRNGVLLAAITTELLADAITGYATSTEAVSLLSAFRWNRFSN